A region from the Candidatus Electrothrix scaldis genome encodes:
- a CDS encoding radical SAM protein, producing the protein MTQSLPSDYVPLVRELYKLAAAVHQPVKGTFELTERCNLSCRMCYISHSATDAVRRSTELTAEQWLELARQAKDSGMVFLLLTGGEVFLRPDFFEIYQPLTRLGFILTLFTNGTLITESIASRLAEAPPSWTEVTLYGATAETYETVTGVPGSYARCRAGIEALVRQRIPLGLKSTLTRRNVNELEAMRKIAHDEGLPFSASWLISKRRDGGSSEATDWRMSAAECIKLESDNLISSTELTETVTKESSGDMNSEKNFYCQAGKATFVINPYGAMNTCIDLTQPAVHPLDIGFSAAWKQVQHFVDSAPPLDPTCLACEIRSYCPRCPAWSLLETGTLTKPVPYLCEIARARKERYAHSA; encoded by the coding sequence ATGACACAGTCCCTGCCTTCTGATTATGTCCCCTTGGTGCGAGAGCTGTACAAACTGGCTGCTGCTGTCCACCAGCCAGTCAAGGGAACCTTCGAGTTGACCGAACGCTGTAATCTCTCCTGTCGGATGTGCTATATTAGTCATTCTGCCACTGATGCCGTCCGGCGAAGCACGGAGCTTACAGCGGAACAATGGCTTGAGCTGGCGCGACAGGCAAAAGACAGCGGCATGGTCTTTCTTCTGTTGACCGGTGGAGAAGTCTTTCTGCGGCCTGACTTCTTCGAAATATATCAACCTCTCACCCGCCTTGGATTCATCCTCACATTATTCACTAATGGCACGTTAATCACCGAATCTATTGCTTCCCGTCTGGCTGAAGCCCCGCCCAGCTGGACCGAAGTAACACTCTACGGCGCAACCGCAGAAACATATGAGACTGTCACCGGAGTTCCGGGAAGTTATGCCCGTTGCCGTGCCGGGATTGAGGCTCTTGTCAGGCAACGCATTCCTTTGGGGCTGAAATCCACGCTCACCCGCCGCAACGTCAACGAATTGGAAGCAATGCGAAAAATAGCGCATGACGAGGGGCTACCGTTTTCCGCTAGTTGGTTGATTAGCAAGAGAAGAGATGGCGGATCGTCAGAAGCAACTGACTGGCGGATGTCTGCAGCGGAATGTATCAAATTGGAATCTGACAACCTAATTTCGTCCACAGAGTTAACGGAGACCGTAACGAAAGAATCATCCGGCGACATGAATAGTGAAAAAAATTTTTACTGTCAAGCTGGAAAAGCTACTTTTGTTATCAATCCATACGGAGCAATGAATACCTGCATTGATCTGACACAGCCTGCCGTTCACCCACTTGACATCGGCTTCAGTGCAGCATGGAAGCAAGTACAGCATTTTGTGGATTCTGCTCCGCCACTTGATCCCACCTGCCTTGCCTGTGAAATACGTAGTTATTGCCCGCGCTGTCCTGCATGGTCTTTATTGGAAACCGGTACATTGACCAAGCCGGTTCCGTATCTTTGCGAAATCGCCCGTGCCCGCAAGGAACGCTATGCCCACTCTGCATAG
- a CDS encoding type II toxin-antitoxin system VapC family toxin, protein MILADTSVWIDHLRKTDDLLVSLLNSAQVAIHPFIIGELACGNLKNRTELLALFKKLPAVQSARQEEVLYFIEHNQLMGRGIGFIDAHLLASLALSSHTLLWTRDKRLALAAQQLGIAFNED, encoded by the coding sequence ATGATTCTGGCGGATACATCCGTATGGATCGACCACCTGCGCAAGACGGATGACCTGCTGGTGTCGCTGCTCAACTCCGCGCAAGTCGCCATTCATCCTTTTATCATCGGCGAACTGGCCTGCGGCAATCTCAAAAATCGAACTGAACTGCTCGCCCTGTTCAAAAAACTACCTGCGGTTCAATCTGCCCGGCAGGAAGAAGTGCTGTATTTTATTGAACACAATCAGCTCATGGGCCGGGGCATCGGATTTATTGATGCCCATCTTCTCGCCTCTCTTGCCTTGAGCAGCCATACCCTGCTTTGGACACGCGACAAACGTCTCGCCCTTGCAGCTCAACAGCTCGGCATAGCGTTCAATGAAGATTGA
- a CDS encoding nucleotidyltransferase family protein yields MRIDVFNASGNKIYDRMMESKTANELLLFFLRKESAELIPVKLAQLSKEDLDAVVHKANRHRVTSLLYQTLSTPHLEPIVPASITQALRSAYLETVWWNTSLYSELSKILKVLQDENIPVILLKGAHLAKIIYGNIALRPMSDIDIMVKKKDLRQSVNLLFQIGFTVTNEKQVKLITNNYQLPPHFKHFPDLTNGKICLDVHSSIAEEAQSYKIDIDGLWTRAWSTETTGLETLTLSPEDLLLHLCLHTSMHHMFTNGLKSFCDIREVIRYHNDEINWDELQLRARSWRASNPVYLSLHLAKSLLNADIPQWVLEALKPDKPDNQAIIWAKEQIFATSDKEVIYPKELLHFWKKKSSLQKISILLERTFPPRKELAQMYYISPASSRVYFYYPVRLKEIFQRHFHKTLRLLYQDKETLSLVDRQLGLIDWLSH; encoded by the coding sequence GTGCGTATCGACGTTTTCAACGCATCTGGAAACAAAATTTATGACAGAATGATGGAATCCAAGACGGCCAACGAGCTGCTGCTCTTTTTTCTTCGAAAGGAATCAGCCGAATTGATCCCTGTAAAGCTTGCACAGCTTTCAAAAGAAGACTTGGATGCCGTTGTGCATAAAGCAAATAGACACCGAGTCACTTCTCTACTTTATCAAACTTTATCAACGCCGCACCTTGAACCAATTGTCCCGGCAAGCATTACCCAGGCATTAAGATCAGCATATCTAGAGACTGTCTGGTGGAATACCAGCCTGTATAGCGAACTATCAAAAATCCTCAAGGTATTACAGGATGAAAATATTCCGGTCATCCTTCTCAAAGGAGCGCATCTTGCCAAAATTATTTATGGTAATATCGCTCTTCGCCCGATGAGCGATATTGACATAATGGTCAAAAAAAAAGACCTAAGACAATCAGTCAACCTGCTATTTCAAATCGGTTTCACCGTCACGAATGAGAAACAGGTAAAGCTCATAACCAATAATTATCAGCTTCCACCACATTTTAAACATTTTCCTGACCTAACAAATGGTAAAATATGCTTAGACGTACACTCTTCGATTGCGGAAGAGGCACAATCATATAAGATTGATATAGATGGATTATGGACAAGAGCATGGTCAACTGAGACTACTGGACTTGAAACATTGACATTATCCCCTGAAGATCTCTTGCTGCACCTGTGTTTACACACATCTATGCATCATATGTTTACAAACGGCCTGAAGTCCTTCTGCGACATCCGGGAAGTTATCCGTTATCACAATGACGAAATAAATTGGGATGAGTTGCAGCTTCGCGCCCGCAGCTGGAGAGCAAGCAATCCCGTCTATCTCTCACTCCACCTCGCAAAATCCCTTTTAAATGCAGATATACCACAGTGGGTACTGGAAGCACTTAAACCTGACAAACCGGATAACCAAGCAATCATCTGGGCTAAAGAGCAAATCTTTGCAACTTCAGATAAGGAAGTTATCTATCCGAAGGAGCTTTTACATTTCTGGAAAAAGAAATCTTCTTTGCAAAAAATATCCATCCTCCTCGAAAGAACGTTTCCTCCTCGAAAAGAGCTTGCACAAATGTACTACATATCTCCAGCTTCTTCACGAGTCTATTTCTATTATCCTGTACGTCTAAAAGAAATTTTTCAAAGACATTTCCACAAGACACTTCGGCTGCTGTACCAAGATAAAGAAACCCTCAGCCTAGTTGACAGACAACTAGGCCTGATAGACTGGCTCTCGCATTGA
- the cas2 gene encoding CRISPR-associated endonuclease Cas2, translating into MSNFSRYVIAYDISNQRERNRVSKVLSGYGFRVQKSVFECSLSASGKAKLEEELEKLNLQSGFLQIYHLNKQAKRCEIGTAPPSPDSGYAFIV; encoded by the coding sequence ATGAGCAACTTCAGCCGATACGTGATCGCCTATGATATCAGCAACCAACGGGAACGGAACCGGGTCAGCAAGGTGCTGAGCGGATACGGCTTCCGGGTCCAGAAATCGGTCTTTGAATGCTCCCTCTCAGCAAGCGGCAAGGCAAAGCTGGAAGAGGAACTGGAAAAGCTGAACCTGCAAAGCGGCTTCCTCCAGATCTATCATCTCAACAAGCAGGCAAAACGTTGTGAAATCGGCACGGCCCCGCCTTCCCCGGACAGCGGCTATGCCTTTATCGTCTGA
- a CDS encoding PqqD family protein: MKRKSDFILQNIAGEKLLVPIGSQVMDMNGLVTLNETAACVWELLAEERTLDDLTAAVAEEFDVDSQRARADVQTFIDEITRMELLVQ, encoded by the coding sequence ATGAAAAGAAAATCTGACTTTATCTTACAAAATATCGCCGGTGAAAAACTGCTGGTGCCGATTGGTTCACAGGTGATGGATATGAATGGTCTCGTCACTTTGAACGAAACGGCAGCTTGTGTGTGGGAACTGCTGGCCGAAGAACGCACATTAGATGACCTTACCGCTGCTGTGGCAGAGGAGTTCGATGTTGATTCGCAGCGTGCTCGTGCTGATGTGCAAACGTTCATCGACGAGATAACGAGGATGGAGCTACTTGTGCAATGA
- a CDS encoding reverse transcriptase/maturase family protein has translation MQEILSCFRPLLDLSWQTLRLELRNTRNTFARQHPLAVFAAICKEAAKRAGIAHHEYFYHPLEGPPDERIRKNTLYPLELVFPGSDNTIGPRFLSGLSEHLNNPRNNFALHSHAPARPRSLNDLLQENPLLNAQEICLDFITPLPFTPKERSQRHLIDRDIFFRKLEARIKRTFNLHLPGIEATWAGLRLLSCYWEYYERRRDSGSNQGKQYLNGTVGPLYLRGDISPVYPLLLLCSEISSGRRSSFGLGHYRLVHNRVFFESQLTDRTLFLGLRRDFLEQSDHETDIAGELLAPEQAEEEFHQALLDQRLNLGPAHHAGIPKKDGSLRSIAILPAEGHFIHFLLNTLLSPVLDKLFTDAVIGYRPHRSRNMAKKRIIEAFHEGFSYVLKADIASFFDQICWQNLEDKLDAVLPLADTRMRQLLRQCIRTQVAGPEGIIPRDKGLLQGSPLSPLLSNLYLDDFDEQLAAMGYRVVRYGDDFVIMLRSPTEGEVALADIRILLEPLGLSLQEEKTLLQPLDIHAWEGRFTKSP, from the coding sequence ATGCAAGAAATCCTTTCCTGTTTCCGGCCCCTGCTTGATCTTTCCTGGCAAACTCTCCGTCTCGAACTGCGCAACACCCGCAACACCTTTGCCCGCCAGCACCCTCTGGCCGTGTTTGCCGCCATTTGCAAAGAGGCTGCCAAACGGGCAGGCATTGCACATCATGAATATTTTTATCACCCCTTGGAAGGACCGCCGGACGAACGCATCCGCAAAAACACACTCTATCCCCTGGAACTGGTCTTCCCGGGCAGCGACAACACTATCGGCCCCCGCTTTCTCAGCGGACTCAGCGAACACCTGAATAATCCCCGCAACAACTTTGCCCTGCACAGTCATGCGCCTGCCCGCCCCCGCTCCCTGAATGATCTGCTCCAAGAAAATCCCCTGCTCAACGCACAGGAAATCTGCCTGGATTTCATCACGCCTTTGCCCTTTACCCCCAAAGAGCGGAGCCAGCGCCATCTCATTGACCGGGACATCTTTTTCCGCAAGCTGGAGGCCCGGATCAAACGGACCTTCAACCTGCATCTGCCCGGCATTGAGGCCACCTGGGCCGGGTTACGGTTGCTCTCCTGCTATTGGGAATACTATGAACGCCGACGGGATTCCGGCAGTAATCAGGGCAAACAATATCTGAACGGAACCGTCGGCCCTCTCTATCTCCGGGGCGACATCAGCCCTGTCTATCCCCTTCTCCTGCTCTGCTCAGAAATCAGCAGTGGCAGACGCAGTTCCTTTGGCCTGGGCCATTATCGGCTCGTCCATAACCGTGTTTTTTTTGAGTCGCAGCTCACTGACCGCACCCTCTTTCTCGGCCTGCGCCGTGACTTCCTGGAACAGAGTGACCACGAGACCGATATTGCCGGTGAGCTGTTGGCTCCGGAACAGGCGGAAGAGGAATTCCATCAGGCCCTGCTGGATCAGCGCCTGAACCTCGGGCCAGCTCATCATGCCGGTATTCCGAAAAAGGACGGGAGCCTGCGCAGTATCGCCATCCTGCCAGCAGAAGGCCATTTCATTCATTTCCTGCTCAACACCCTGCTCAGCCCGGTCCTGGACAAATTATTCACCGACGCAGTCATTGGCTATCGACCGCACCGTTCCCGCAACATGGCCAAAAAACGGATCATTGAGGCATTTCACGAAGGATTCAGCTACGTGCTCAAAGCAGATATCGCCTCCTTTTTCGACCAGATCTGCTGGCAAAATCTGGAGGACAAGCTGGATGCCGTCCTGCCCCTTGCCGACACCCGGATGCGCCAGCTTCTGCGGCAATGCATACGAACCCAGGTTGCCGGACCGGAAGGCATCATCCCCCGTGACAAAGGCCTGCTCCAGGGCAGCCCGCTTTCCCCGCTGCTCTCCAATCTCTACCTGGATGATTTTGATGAGCAATTGGCTGCAATGGGCTATCGGGTTGTGCGCTATGGTGATGATTTCGTGATTATGCTCCGCTCCCCGACTGAAGGCGAGGTGGCTCTGGCTGATATCCGCATCCTGCTGGAGCCGCTGGGGCTTTCCTTGCAGGAGGAAAAGACCCTTTTGCAACCGTTAGATATTCATGCCTGGGAGGGGAGGTTTACAAAAAGCCCTTGA
- a CDS encoding zinc ABC transporter substrate-binding protein — protein sequence MFIKTRTFTLTFLFLLVTVALPAHAEPLPVFVSIAPQKWLVKQLGGDLVSTQVLLDKGQEPHTYQPSPDKMTALFRSRLYFTLGMPFEREIARKIKSNDAKSLQLIDITADIKRIAIAEHHHEEGKHEEHDEHRHEKIKHLEKNADPHVWLNPQNLEKMATVMTKALVAADQEHAPTYQQNFSILQEKLTLLHQEITQQLAPFQGATFFVFHPAFGYFAHAYGLHQEAVEIEGKAPSPKQLYALVKHAKADKIKVLFVQPQFDRRNAQTVAQAIKGKLAVLDPLAEDIELNLRRMAEAIQSALSTR from the coding sequence ATGTTTATAAAAACAAGAACCTTTACACTGACTTTTTTATTTCTTCTCGTAACCGTTGCGCTTCCAGCCCACGCAGAGCCGCTGCCGGTTTTCGTTTCCATTGCCCCACAAAAATGGCTGGTCAAACAACTCGGCGGAGACCTTGTCAGTACCCAGGTTTTGTTGGACAAAGGCCAGGAACCGCATACCTACCAGCCAAGCCCGGACAAGATGACAGCTCTTTTTCGCTCCCGCCTCTACTTTACCCTTGGCATGCCCTTTGAGCGAGAGATCGCTCGAAAAATAAAAAGCAATGATGCAAAGAGCCTCCAGCTCATCGACATAACAGCGGACATCAAAAGGATCGCCATAGCAGAGCATCATCATGAAGAAGGAAAGCACGAAGAACATGACGAACACAGGCACGAAAAAATAAAGCATCTTGAAAAAAATGCAGATCCGCATGTCTGGCTCAACCCGCAAAATTTAGAGAAAATGGCGACTGTCATGACAAAAGCTCTGGTCGCAGCCGACCAGGAACATGCCCCCACCTACCAACAAAACTTCAGCATCCTGCAGGAAAAACTAACCCTGCTCCATCAGGAAATCACCCAGCAGCTTGCTCCGTTTCAGGGAGCAACATTCTTTGTTTTTCATCCCGCATTCGGCTATTTTGCCCATGCTTACGGGTTGCATCAGGAGGCGGTGGAGATCGAAGGAAAAGCCCCCTCCCCGAAACAGCTCTATGCCTTAGTCAAACATGCAAAAGCTGATAAAATCAAGGTCCTCTTTGTCCAGCCCCAATTTGACCGAAGAAATGCCCAGACCGTTGCTCAGGCCATCAAGGGTAAGCTGGCGGTGCTGGATCCCTTAGCGGAAGATATCGAACTGAACCTCAGACGCATGGCCGAGGCCATACAGTCAGCCCTCTCCACCAGGTAA
- a CDS encoding mechanosensitive ion channel family protein gives MDLSILPQALSHWFSTTLIDLDQYQFGQRATVICFYIILSKVADIIIQRILLPISIRTSFDVDEHFVRFVRHPAVLSVFLLGILHATLLEPAFAPPWNTALPNLIKTLILVVWWISLIREITVMNENNSGWALRKFDRTRFYMLKNISRIILLFIGIIWGLIIWEVNLTPLFASAGIVGIAIALAAKDTLANFFGGIALFTDAAYKVGDYIILGTGERGEVVELGIRSTKIKTRDDVMITIPNSIMSTSKIINESAPDVNYRIRIDVGVSYASNLREVEKVLLQVAESNTALVTKPEPRVRVRSFGESAIHLQLLVWVEEPAQRGVQTHNLLKMIHVAFKEHGIEIPFPQRTVHFAAGEIALKTPDIDLPPPSNEEA, from the coding sequence ATGGACCTCAGCATCCTGCCGCAAGCCCTTTCCCATTGGTTCAGCACAACCCTGATTGACCTTGATCAGTATCAATTCGGACAGCGTGCCACGGTTATCTGCTTTTATATTATTCTAAGCAAGGTCGCTGATATTATCATCCAACGGATCCTGCTGCCCATTTCCATCCGCACCAGCTTTGACGTGGACGAACACTTTGTCCGTTTTGTTCGCCACCCGGCAGTTCTGTCTGTTTTCCTCCTCGGCATTCTTCATGCAACGCTTCTGGAACCAGCCTTTGCCCCGCCCTGGAATACCGCCCTGCCTAATCTAATCAAGACACTGATTCTCGTTGTCTGGTGGATCTCCCTGATTCGGGAAATCACTGTCATGAACGAAAACAATTCCGGCTGGGCACTGCGAAAATTTGACAGAACCAGGTTCTACATGCTGAAGAATATTTCTCGGATTATTCTTCTTTTTATCGGAATTATCTGGGGCCTGATCATTTGGGAGGTTAATCTGACCCCGTTGTTTGCCTCAGCCGGTATTGTCGGTATCGCCATTGCCCTGGCAGCCAAGGATACCCTGGCTAACTTCTTCGGCGGCATTGCCTTGTTCACTGATGCTGCGTATAAGGTGGGTGATTATATAATCCTCGGAACCGGAGAACGTGGTGAGGTCGTGGAGCTGGGCATTCGCTCCACCAAGATCAAAACCAGAGACGACGTGATGATCACTATACCCAACTCCATCATGTCGACCAGTAAAATCATCAATGAGTCCGCTCCTGATGTCAATTACCGAATCCGCATTGATGTCGGCGTGAGCTATGCCAGTAATCTTCGCGAGGTGGAAAAGGTACTCCTGCAAGTGGCAGAGTCAAACACCGCCTTAGTCACAAAACCAGAACCCAGAGTCAGGGTGCGCAGCTTCGGGGAATCAGCCATCCACCTGCAACTGCTGGTCTGGGTGGAGGAACCGGCCCAGCGAGGAGTCCAGACCCATAACCTGCTCAAGATGATCCATGTGGCCTTTAAAGAACACGGCATTGAGATCCCCTTTCCACAACGAACTGTGCATTTTGCTGCGGGCGAAATAGCCCTGAAAACTCCGGATATCGACCTCCCCCCTCCTTCTAATGAAGAGGCCTGA
- a CDS encoding Trm112 family protein — protein MKKKLLDILACPQCKGKITLDEDQQALRCPACQLIYAIRDGIPIMIIEEAKPFSTEQPA, from the coding sequence ATGAAAAAGAAACTGCTTGATATCCTTGCCTGCCCCCAGTGCAAGGGCAAGATAACACTGGATGAAGACCAACAGGCCTTACGCTGCCCTGCCTGCCAACTCATATATGCAATTCGTGATGGCATCCCCATCATGATTATTGAGGAAGCCAAACCCTTTTCCACCGAACAACCCGCCTGA
- a CDS encoding ABC transporter ATP-binding protein produces MADAAIQLRNLSYSYDDIRVLTDVHLDIFPGDSASIVGPNGGGKTTLIKLILGLISPDQGTVRVYGNTPEQERTRIGYVPQYARYDPSYPISVLEVVCMGRLGSTFSGRYTRHDKEVAQEALAAVNLAGLCKRSFSALSGGQRQRVLIARALAAEGDILILDEPTASLDSQSEEQLFSLLAELNKNMIILMVTHEIGVSPTFFQRIICVNNQVYVHPTSELTGELLRDMYGGDLRMIRHDHRCGTGGHEHD; encoded by the coding sequence ATGGCAGATGCCGCTATCCAGCTCAGGAACCTCAGCTATTCCTATGATGATATTCGGGTACTCACCGATGTTCATCTGGACATTTTTCCTGGGGACTCTGCCTCCATCGTCGGCCCAAATGGCGGTGGAAAAACAACCCTGATCAAGCTGATTCTCGGCCTGATCAGCCCGGACCAAGGAACGGTCCGGGTCTACGGCAATACACCTGAGCAGGAACGTACCCGGATAGGCTATGTCCCGCAGTATGCCCGCTACGATCCAAGTTATCCCATCTCTGTCCTGGAGGTAGTCTGCATGGGGCGGCTCGGGAGCACCTTCAGTGGTCGCTACACACGACATGACAAAGAAGTTGCCCAGGAGGCTCTGGCAGCGGTGAATCTGGCAGGTCTGTGCAAGCGCTCTTTTTCAGCCCTCTCAGGAGGCCAGCGACAGCGGGTCCTCATTGCCCGTGCTCTGGCGGCTGAAGGGGATATTCTCATCCTTGACGAACCTACAGCCAGCCTGGATAGCCAGTCCGAGGAACAGCTGTTTTCTCTGCTTGCAGAACTGAATAAAAACATGATCATCCTTATGGTGACCCATGAAATAGGGGTTTCCCCTACCTTTTTCCAACGGATAATCTGCGTCAATAATCAAGTGTATGTCCACCCAACCAGCGAGCTGACCGGCGAACTGCTCCGCGATATGTACGGAGGTGACCTGCGCATGATCCGCCATGATCATCGCTGCGGCACCGGAGGGCATGAACATGACTGA
- a CDS encoding metal ABC transporter permease: MTELLAALLDPDLPFLRYALITGLLASVSFGIIGTFVVVRRISYIAGAISHCVLAGIGGGLYLQNVVGIPWITPVRGAAIVALLAALILARVSKKTGQREDSIIGALWAGGMSIGFLFIAATPGYFDPMSYLFGNILLISKEDIYFVILLDLVILSVVGIFYNKLVALCFDEEYTQLRGVHTRWLYLLLLCLTALTIVLLVRIVGIIMVIALLTLPAAIAGNLASGIRQMMGLAVLLSSLFIVSGLGVSFSFDLPSGSVIILIATICYLLSLKITAKHRRKQEKTSCSDKYSQEKT; the protein is encoded by the coding sequence ATGACTGAACTCCTGGCCGCTCTCCTTGATCCTGACCTGCCCTTTCTGCGCTATGCCCTGATTACAGGCCTGCTTGCCTCTGTTTCCTTTGGTATTATCGGGACTTTTGTGGTGGTACGCCGAATCAGCTATATTGCCGGAGCTATTTCCCATTGCGTATTGGCCGGTATAGGGGGAGGCCTTTACCTCCAGAACGTAGTTGGTATCCCCTGGATCACCCCTGTTCGAGGCGCAGCCATTGTCGCCCTGCTCGCTGCATTAATTTTGGCTCGGGTAAGCAAAAAAACAGGACAACGGGAAGATTCCATTATTGGGGCGCTTTGGGCAGGAGGGATGTCCATAGGCTTTCTGTTTATCGCTGCGACCCCAGGCTATTTTGACCCCATGTCCTACCTCTTCGGTAATATCCTACTTATTAGTAAAGAGGACATCTATTTTGTTATCCTGCTGGATCTTGTTATCCTGTCCGTAGTCGGAATTTTTTACAATAAGCTGGTTGCGCTCTGTTTCGACGAGGAATACACCCAGCTCAGAGGGGTCCATACCCGCTGGCTCTACCTCCTGCTCCTCTGCCTGACCGCCTTGACCATAGTCCTGCTTGTCCGCATCGTCGGCATTATTATGGTAATAGCCCTGCTGACCCTACCAGCGGCCATTGCAGGCAACCTCGCTTCAGGTATCCGGCAAATGATGGGACTGGCTGTTCTTCTCTCTTCCCTGTTCATAGTAAGTGGCCTTGGAGTAAGCTTTTCTTTCGATCTACCCAGCGGTTCAGTTATTATTCTTATTGCGACGATCTGCTACTTACTGAGCCTCAAAATCACAGCAAAGCACCGAAGAAAACAGGAAAAAACAAGCTGTTCAGACAAATATAGCCAAGAAAAAACTTGA
- a CDS encoding type II toxin-antitoxin system VapB family antitoxin: MRTTLNIDDALFEEARLLTGITEKTALVRNGLQALIARESSRRLARLGGSEPRLKSIPRRQSE; the protein is encoded by the coding sequence ATGCGAACAACATTAAATATTGATGACGCATTATTTGAAGAAGCCCGGCTTCTCACAGGTATTACAGAAAAAACCGCCCTTGTGCGCAACGGTCTTCAGGCACTGATCGCACGGGAAAGCAGTCGTCGTCTCGCCCGCCTCGGCGGGAGCGAACCAAGGCTGAAAAGTATACCCCGGCGGCAGTCGGAGTAG
- a CDS encoding S26 family signal peptidase encodes MILPARELMPLIHAALKRGQHVRMTVNGSSMMPFLHDSDTVELKPARQLRLGDMVLVQSEERYVLHRIISINGASFFIRGDAQSWSEGPFTKENVLGRVTTAWRKDCKRIFERGFWRLAGLLWLHTNPLGFYLYRGTLTLRRFQRGAYRRFQRIWKQNL; translated from the coding sequence ATGATCCTTCCGGCCCGAGAGCTGATGCCGCTCATCCATGCTGCACTAAAACGAGGGCAACATGTCCGCATGACAGTGAATGGCTCCAGCATGATGCCTTTTCTCCATGACAGCGACACGGTAGAGCTTAAACCGGCACGGCAGCTTCGGCTTGGCGACATGGTCTTAGTACAATCAGAAGAACGCTATGTACTGCACCGCATCATCAGCATAAATGGAGCCTCTTTCTTTATTCGGGGTGATGCACAGTCCTGGAGCGAAGGACCATTCACCAAAGAAAATGTATTAGGCCGTGTCACTACCGCTTGGCGAAAAGACTGCAAACGTATATTTGAAAGAGGATTTTGGCGGTTGGCAGGTCTGCTCTGGTTGCATACCAATCCACTCGGATTTTATCTTTACAGAGGAACCTTGACTTTACGAAGGTTTCAAAGGGGTGCGTATCGACGTTTTCAACGCATCTGGAAACAAAATTTATGA